The Bifidobacterium eulemuris genome includes a window with the following:
- a CDS encoding DUF1684 domain-containing protein — protein MTETTVIQADPYVQQWNIWHTQRVEELTAPHGYLAPASINWVANGETKTIDGVPGTWSAENDTLIYTPGQDGRVTNAGEPLDEPIAFTPTAFGEQALGYVEYGDLRLEINSQTDAIKRNTHRFWIRVKDPNTDRRRDFTAIPHYPVDPKWRFAATFRRATEDEQDIHDSVVTTVLQSYPVVGFVEFDHNGEHYSLVVSNVFGHASIFFSDETTGKETYGIGRVLQLDALGIDSLDSIDFNYAYNYPCAFSPYCTCPIPSKRNHLPFAVTAGERTPLEAQY, from the coding sequence ATGACCGAAACCACAGTGATCCAAGCGGATCCCTATGTGCAGCAATGGAACATCTGGCATACGCAGCGAGTCGAGGAACTGACCGCGCCGCACGGATATCTGGCACCAGCATCCATCAACTGGGTGGCCAACGGCGAGACCAAAACCATCGACGGCGTGCCCGGCACCTGGAGCGCCGAGAACGACACGTTGATCTACACGCCCGGGCAGGACGGGCGCGTCACCAATGCGGGCGAGCCTCTGGACGAACCGATCGCATTCACGCCCACGGCCTTCGGTGAGCAGGCGCTGGGATATGTGGAGTACGGCGACCTGCGTTTGGAGATCAACTCCCAGACCGATGCCATCAAACGCAACACCCACCGGTTCTGGATCCGCGTCAAGGACCCGAACACGGACCGCCGCCGCGATTTCACCGCGATCCCCCACTACCCCGTCGATCCGAAGTGGCGTTTCGCCGCCACGTTCCGCAGGGCAACCGAGGACGAGCAGGACATCCACGACTCCGTGGTCACCACGGTGCTGCAATCGTATCCGGTGGTCGGATTCGTGGAGTTCGACCATAACGGCGAGCATTATTCGCTGGTGGTGTCCAATGTGTTCGGCCATGCGAGCATCTTCTTCTCCGATGAGACCACCGGAAAAGAGACCTACGGAATCGGCCGCGTGCTGCAGCTCGACGCTTTGGGGATCGACTCGCTCGACTCCATCGATTTCAACTACGCCTACAACTATCCCTGCGCGTTCTCTCCGTACTGCACCTGCCCGATCCCCTCGAAGCGCAACCATCTGCCTTTCGCCGTGACCGCGGGCGAACGGACACCGTTGGAGGCCCAATACTGA
- a CDS encoding SPFH domain-containing protein has protein sequence MSMTVGMVGVTMLIGVVLLALIVVLLFAAIFIVPQQQAYIIERFGKLHKVQFAGIHVRIPFVDRIAMKTNMRVNQLNVQLETKTLDNVFVTVVASTQFRVNAQNVATAYYELRDPAGQLRSYMEDALRSAIPALTLDDAFARKDDVASDVQKTVGQEMSRFGFTVVKTLITTIDPSQQVKNAMDSINAAQREKEATRQRAEAQRIQIETQAAAEAEKTRLQGEGQANYRREIANGIVDQIKSLQAVGMNITDVNNVVLFNQYLDVMRSLSESNNAKTVVLPASTPGGYQDLYEQITKAMLTANSTSEPGFVK, from the coding sequence ATGTCAATGACAGTGGGAATGGTAGGAGTGACGATGCTGATAGGTGTTGTGCTGCTGGCGCTGATTGTGGTGCTGCTGTTCGCGGCGATTTTCATCGTGCCGCAGCAGCAGGCGTACATCATCGAACGCTTCGGCAAACTGCATAAGGTGCAGTTCGCGGGCATCCATGTTCGGATTCCGTTCGTGGACCGCATCGCGATGAAGACGAATATGCGCGTCAACCAACTCAACGTGCAGTTGGAGACCAAAACGCTCGACAACGTGTTCGTCACCGTCGTGGCGTCCACGCAGTTCCGCGTCAACGCGCAGAACGTGGCCACCGCGTACTACGAGCTGCGCGATCCGGCCGGCCAGCTGCGCTCCTATATGGAGGACGCGCTGCGCTCCGCCATTCCGGCGCTCACCCTCGACGACGCCTTCGCCCGCAAGGACGACGTGGCCTCCGACGTGCAGAAAACCGTCGGACAGGAGATGTCGCGCTTCGGCTTCACCGTGGTGAAAACCCTGATCACCACCATCGACCCCAGCCAGCAGGTCAAGAACGCGATGGACTCCATCAACGCCGCGCAGCGCGAGAAGGAGGCCACCCGCCAGCGCGCCGAGGCCCAGCGTATCCAGATCGAGACGCAGGCCGCCGCCGAGGCGGAGAAAACCCGCCTGCAAGGTGAGGGCCAGGCCAATTACCGCCGCGAGATCGCCAACGGCATCGTCGACCAGATCAAAAGCCTGCAGGCCGTGGGCATGAACATCACCGATGTGAACAACGTGGTGCTGTTCAACCAGTATCTCGACGTGATGCGCTCGCTATCCGAGTCGAACAACGCCAAAACCGTGGTGCTGCCGGCCTCCACGCCCGGCGGCTACCAGGATCTCTACGAGCAGATCACCAAGGCCATGCTCACCGCCAATTCGACCAGCGAGCCCGGCTTCGTCAAGTAA
- a CDS encoding patatin-like phospholipase family protein yields MAKGTALIDVGGGFRAIFGCGVMDRLMEAGIDFDHCYGVSAGAANMTSYIAHQPGRNHKFYTEYAFRKEYASVNSFVKNHNFANLDYIYGTLSNHDGEYPVDYEAFAANPSRFTVVACNAEDGSTMYFDKSRIRYDDFDVVKASSAVPVACEPYVIDGVPYFDGGIADPVPVQKALDDGYERVVVILSRLRDEIREQKKDLAPAKVLERFYPAAAEKLRDRYRTYNDEVALAKEYEKDGRVLILAPEDLYGLSTLSKSYEGLERMYRAGYAAAEAVEGFLNS; encoded by the coding sequence ATGGCCAAGGGTACCGCGTTAATCGATGTGGGAGGCGGATTCCGCGCGATTTTCGGATGCGGGGTCATGGATCGGCTGATGGAGGCCGGCATCGACTTCGACCACTGCTACGGGGTGTCCGCGGGAGCGGCCAATATGACCTCCTATATCGCGCATCAGCCCGGGCGCAACCACAAGTTCTACACGGAATACGCCTTCCGCAAGGAGTACGCGAGCGTGAACAGTTTCGTGAAGAACCACAACTTCGCGAACCTCGACTACATCTACGGCACGCTGAGCAATCATGACGGCGAATATCCCGTGGATTACGAGGCGTTCGCGGCGAATCCGAGCCGGTTTACGGTGGTGGCGTGCAATGCCGAAGACGGTTCGACCATGTATTTCGACAAATCCCGCATACGCTACGACGATTTCGACGTGGTCAAAGCCTCGTCGGCCGTTCCGGTGGCCTGCGAGCCGTATGTGATCGACGGCGTGCCGTATTTCGACGGCGGCATCGCCGACCCGGTTCCGGTGCAAAAGGCGTTGGATGACGGCTATGAGCGCGTGGTGGTGATTCTCTCGCGCTTAAGGGACGAAATCCGCGAGCAGAAGAAGGACCTCGCCCCGGCGAAGGTGTTGGAGCGCTTCTATCCGGCCGCGGCCGAAAAGCTGCGCGACCGCTACCGCACCTACAACGACGAAGTGGCTCTGGCCAAGGAGTACGAGAAGGACGGCCGCGTGCTGATCCTCGCACCCGAGGACCTCTACGGACTAAGCACCCTGAGTAAAAGCTACGAGGGGCTGGAGCGCATGTACCGCGCCGGTTACGCGGCCGCCGAGGCCGTCGAGGGGTTCCTGAACTCGTAA
- the murI gene encoding glutamate racemase has translation MASTAPIGVFDSGLGGISVARELRRELPHERVLYFGDSANAPYGTKTPDQVRELSFAIVERFVRQGAKAVVIACNTATSASVNELREHYDIPIIGMEPALKVACDRGQGRRQRVIVAATPLTLGERKFAALMARFTADHTIFPEPCPDLVDIVESGRLDDRDAVMSTLHHYFDRYDLASIDSVVLGCTHFVFYRDYFRELLPDSAAIIDGNAGTVRHLSVVLESLGHLAPESQTGSVELANSDPSERIATLARSLLDAA, from the coding sequence ATGGCTTCGACGGCGCCGATCGGCGTATTCGATTCGGGATTGGGCGGCATCTCCGTGGCACGCGAGCTGCGCCGCGAACTGCCACATGAGCGTGTGCTCTATTTCGGTGATTCCGCCAACGCCCCGTACGGCACCAAAACACCGGACCAGGTGCGCGAATTAAGCTTCGCCATCGTGGAACGGTTCGTGCGGCAGGGAGCCAAAGCCGTGGTCATCGCCTGCAACACCGCCACCTCCGCCTCAGTCAACGAGCTGCGCGAGCACTACGACATCCCCATCATCGGCATGGAGCCCGCGCTGAAGGTCGCCTGCGACCGCGGCCAAGGCCGCCGTCAGCGTGTGATCGTCGCCGCCACTCCCCTGACGCTGGGCGAACGCAAATTCGCCGCACTGATGGCGCGGTTCACCGCCGACCATACGATTTTCCCCGAACCCTGCCCCGATCTGGTCGATATCGTGGAATCCGGCAGACTGGACGACCGTGACGCGGTGATGAGCACGCTGCACCATTATTTCGACCGTTACGATCTGGCCTCCATCGACTCGGTGGTGCTGGGATGCACGCATTTCGTGTTCTACCGCGACTATTTTCGCGAGCTGCTGCCCGATTCCGCCGCGATCATCGACGGCAACGCGGGCACTGTGCGGCATCTGTCGGTGGTGTTGGAATCCTTGGGGCACCTCGCGCCCGAATCACAGACCGGTTCGGTCGAGCTCGCCAACTCCGATCCTTCCGAGCGTATCGCCACGTTGGCGAGATCACTGCTGGATGCCGCCTAA
- the dapF gene encoding diaminopimelate epimerase codes for MTIPQHVTKAHATGNDFVVYADPTGEFEPTADEVRFLCDRHRGIGGDGLIRLAHPRAVSDLDEAQRAACETGGAVWFMDYRNADGSLAEMCGNGTRAITLFAMDRGLADSGEPFRLGTRAGVKTLDSLGDVEPYGRDVLHVDMGAWRIGELGAYEVAVAGASGSARGTFVDMGNPHVVAVTGVDVGSCAIGALADLPRADLLDSTLPDVDDLDLTVKPRVSPVLESDQNVEFVRIDAVNADAHEGKATMRVHERGCGETLSCGTGLCATAITLRALTGVDHWDITVRGGILRVDVTDANVALTGSATLVGDIALR; via the coding sequence ATGACCATTCCTCAGCATGTGACCAAAGCCCACGCCACCGGTAACGACTTCGTCGTCTATGCCGATCCGACCGGCGAGTTCGAACCGACCGCGGACGAGGTGCGCTTCCTATGCGACCGCCATCGCGGTATCGGCGGCGACGGATTGATCCGCCTGGCCCATCCCCGGGCGGTGTCGGATCTCGACGAGGCGCAACGCGCGGCATGCGAGACGGGCGGGGCCGTTTGGTTCATGGACTACCGCAATGCCGACGGCTCGCTGGCCGAGATGTGCGGCAACGGCACGCGCGCCATCACCCTGTTCGCGATGGACCGCGGACTTGCGGACAGCGGCGAGCCTTTCCGTTTGGGTACGCGCGCCGGAGTGAAGACGCTTGACTCTTTGGGTGATGTGGAACCGTATGGGCGCGATGTGCTGCATGTGGATATGGGCGCGTGGCGTATCGGCGAACTGGGCGCGTATGAGGTCGCCGTCGCGGGTGCGTCCGGCTCGGCCCGCGGCACTTTCGTGGATATGGGCAACCCCCATGTGGTGGCGGTGACCGGTGTGGACGTGGGGTCGTGTGCCATCGGCGCGCTGGCCGACCTTCCCCGTGCCGACCTGTTGGACTCCACGCTGCCGGATGTGGATGATCTGGATCTGACGGTCAAACCGCGGGTCTCGCCGGTGCTCGAAAGCGACCAGAACGTGGAGTTCGTGCGCATTGACGCCGTGAACGCCGACGCGCACGAGGGCAAGGCCACCATGCGCGTGCATGAGCGGGGTTGCGGCGAGACGCTGTCCTGCGGCACCGGTCTGTGCGCCACAGCGATCACCCTGCGCGCGCTTACCGGCGTCGACCACTGGGATATCACCGTGCGTGGCGGCATCCTGCGCGTCGACGTGACCGATGCGAATGTGGCGCTTACCGGATCGGCCACGCTGGTGGGTGATATCGCGCTGCGTTAG
- a CDS encoding vitamin K epoxide reductase family protein, translating into MTTTDSAIIDERPLLGWRHSAWWTYLIMLVASAVALGASFVLAAETLQLARHPEASLGCDVNSVVSCSAVAQSWQAEIVKFGGLSYPNAFFGIAAESVFVTVAVIGMAKVAVPRWFAACTWFGGLAALAYAYWLFSQSMFVIQALCPWCLTLMFSTTIQFMALSHATVAVRGLPAKAAGLRKYYRLGIDLMIDVLWVVALAALIIVVEGPALFA; encoded by the coding sequence ATGACCACCACCGACAGCGCCATCATCGACGAACGTCCGCTACTCGGATGGCGGCACAGCGCATGGTGGACCTATCTGATCATGCTGGTCGCCTCAGCGGTGGCGCTGGGCGCCTCGTTCGTGCTGGCGGCCGAAACCCTGCAGTTGGCGCGACACCCCGAGGCCTCGTTGGGCTGCGACGTCAACAGCGTGGTCTCCTGCTCCGCAGTCGCGCAATCCTGGCAGGCGGAGATCGTCAAATTCGGCGGATTGAGCTATCCGAACGCCTTCTTCGGCATCGCCGCCGAATCGGTGTTCGTCACCGTCGCGGTGATCGGCATGGCGAAGGTCGCGGTGCCGCGCTGGTTCGCCGCCTGCACCTGGTTCGGCGGACTCGCCGCCTTGGCCTACGCCTACTGGCTGTTCTCGCAGTCGATGTTCGTGATCCAGGCCCTATGCCCGTGGTGCCTGACCTTGATGTTCTCGACCACCATCCAGTTCATGGCGTTAAGCCACGCCACCGTGGCGGTGCGCGGACTGCCCGCCAAGGCCGCCGGTCTGCGCAAGTACTACCGTCTGGGCATCGATCTGATGATCGACGTGTTGTGGGTGGTGGCGTTGGCCGCGCTGATCATCGTCGTGGAGGGACCGGCGCTGTTCGCCTGA
- a CDS encoding PHP domain-containing protein → MNQPETMPVPPSGGWDIHCHTAFSDGTESPATLAAECARLGLHGMAIADHDTTAGWDEAQDAARAHGLRLLRGTEVTAVDGRVSVHMLAYQYDPANRRISDLFADTRAARLARTKRMVELLAEDYPIDWDAVLAQVRQGERTTIGRPHIADALVAAGVYDNRSAAFDDAVSARSRYYIPTPSPTTHDVVAAVKAAGGVVLVAHAGDTSRNRHLLSDDQIRVLVDEGLDGLEVWHRGNPPEQRVRLLDLCRRYGLLATGGSDWHGTGKPNALGENLTDDATVEAIVARGVLPLFA, encoded by the coding sequence ATGAACCAGCCCGAAACCATGCCCGTTCCGCCGAGCGGCGGATGGGACATCCACTGCCACACCGCGTTCTCCGACGGCACGGAAAGCCCCGCGACATTGGCGGCCGAATGCGCGCGTCTGGGATTGCATGGCATGGCCATCGCCGACCATGACACCACGGCCGGCTGGGATGAGGCGCAGGACGCGGCGCGCGCGCATGGCCTGCGCCTGCTGCGCGGCACGGAGGTCACCGCGGTCGACGGCAGGGTCTCCGTGCATATGCTCGCCTACCAATACGATCCCGCGAACCGTCGGATCAGCGATCTGTTCGCCGACACCCGCGCCGCGCGTCTTGCGCGCACCAAACGCATGGTGGAGCTGCTCGCCGAGGACTATCCCATCGACTGGGACGCGGTGCTGGCGCAGGTCAGGCAAGGGGAGCGCACCACCATCGGGCGTCCCCATATCGCCGACGCGTTGGTGGCGGCCGGCGTGTACGACAACCGTTCCGCGGCATTCGACGATGCGGTGAGTGCGAGATCGCGATATTACATTCCCACGCCGTCGCCGACCACGCACGATGTGGTGGCCGCGGTCAAGGCGGCCGGCGGCGTCGTGCTGGTCGCGCATGCGGGGGACACCAGTCGCAACCGCCACCTTTTGTCGGACGATCAGATCCGCGTCTTGGTCGACGAAGGGTTGGACGGATTGGAGGTGTGGCATCGGGGCAACCCGCCCGAACAACGCGTGCGGTTGCTCGACCTGTGCCGGCGGTATGGGCTGCTGGCCACCGGTGGGTCCGACTGGCATGGCACGGGCAAACCCAACGCGTTGGGGGAGAACCTCACCGACGACGCGACCGTGGAGGCCATCGTCGCGCGGGGCGTATTGCCGCTGTTCGCCTAA
- a CDS encoding DUF3107 domain-containing protein produces the protein MDIELGIQNVTRPVNFSTDASADEVSQIIEQAVANGLTINLTDDKGRRIVVPAGALGYALIGSETKHAVGFGAL, from the coding sequence ATGGATATCGAACTGGGCATTCAGAACGTGACACGACCGGTGAACTTCAGCACCGACGCCAGCGCCGACGAGGTCAGCCAGATCATCGAACAGGCCGTGGCGAACGGCCTCACCATCAACCTGACCGACGATAAGGGCCGCCGCATCGTGGTGCCGGCTGGCGCGTTGGGATACGCGCTTATCGGTTCGGAGACCAAGCACGCCGTCGGATTCGGCGCGCTTTAG
- a CDS encoding phosphotransferase, translating to MKRSKFMLAALTSALCPNIAVAGVRDNATGSATDEAAGIDQAVVQDASGKLYDVYATDTETGRKRLASRVRAARTLADARDPGGLGFTLDRVIAFDAGETPNGPTGSTAVMVTPHCDGQARTLDLLTLDDCASMGTAIGAIHRLRPDFLAEAKYPVFTTGQIRSQLTAWIKRLRGAGHVPSEITNSWARIIETEGLWSFSTCTVHGGFSDGDVLFSGSTITAVTNWQDMQVNDPARDLAWVFLKLDDEHRNAVLAAYGRMMGSRLDDLIMLRANLWLQMEQVGEFIQALNRADNSRILQFKAQVERLAHQLGVLTPSGNGTHAAPRPTGGANPDAAQSPSTITVGTLLNESERRAAQATRAHAAADQAYDPSDDTPDPDRTGSAQIVATASPNDDASDSTADRPVTPVDADSTADRPAVATGNTRPQPSAEHSPGSSVTITINELIAGAEHAIHGDGAYMVANATTQTDDTDERGPVLAAAMTPGPHTDTPEREAETTLIPLLEREERALRDAQAGLEGFDENGMPLNQ from the coding sequence ATGAAACGTAGCAAGTTTATGTTGGCCGCGCTTACCTCCGCGCTCTGCCCGAACATCGCCGTCGCCGGTGTGCGCGACAACGCGACCGGCAGCGCCACGGATGAGGCCGCAGGCATCGACCAGGCGGTTGTGCAGGATGCCTCGGGCAAACTGTACGACGTGTACGCCACCGATACCGAGACGGGACGCAAACGTCTCGCCTCCCGCGTGCGCGCGGCCCGCACGCTTGCCGACGCGCGCGACCCCGGCGGATTGGGATTCACCCTGGATCGCGTGATCGCGTTCGACGCCGGAGAGACGCCGAACGGTCCCACGGGATCCACCGCGGTGATGGTCACGCCCCACTGCGACGGACAGGCCCGCACCTTGGATCTGCTCACGCTGGACGATTGCGCCAGTATGGGCACCGCCATCGGCGCGATCCACCGTCTGCGCCCCGATTTCCTCGCCGAGGCGAAATATCCGGTGTTCACCACCGGGCAGATCCGCTCGCAACTGACCGCCTGGATCAAACGTCTGCGCGGAGCCGGCCATGTGCCCTCCGAAATCACCAATAGCTGGGCGCGCATCATCGAGACCGAGGGCCTATGGTCGTTCTCCACCTGCACGGTGCACGGCGGATTCTCGGACGGCGATGTGCTGTTCTCCGGATCGACCATCACCGCGGTCACCAACTGGCAGGATATGCAGGTGAACGATCCGGCGCGCGATCTGGCTTGGGTGTTCCTCAAGCTTGACGACGAGCATCGCAACGCCGTGCTCGCCGCCTACGGACGCATGATGGGATCCCGACTCGACGATCTGATCATGCTGCGCGCCAACCTGTGGCTGCAGATGGAACAGGTGGGCGAATTCATCCAAGCGCTCAACCGCGCGGACAACAGCCGAATCCTGCAATTCAAGGCGCAGGTGGAACGTCTCGCCCACCAGCTCGGCGTGCTCACACCCTCCGGCAATGGGACGCATGCCGCGCCGCGCCCGACCGGCGGCGCGAACCCGGATGCGGCGCAATCCCCCTCCACCATCACCGTCGGCACCCTGCTCAACGAATCCGAACGCCGCGCCGCGCAGGCCACCCGCGCCCATGCCGCCGCCGATCAGGCGTATGATCCCTCCGACGACACTCCCGACCCCGATCGTACCGGTTCCGCGCAGATCGTCGCCACCGCGTCACCGAACGACGATGCTTCCGATTCGACGGCGGACCGACCGGTCACCCCGGTCGATGCCGATTCGACCGCGGATCGACCTGCGGTCGCCACCGGCAACACACGACCCCAGCCTTCGGCGGAGCACTCGCCGGGCTCGTCGGTGACCATCACCATCAACGAGCTCATCGCCGGCGCCGAGCATGCGATACACGGCGACGGCGCCTACATGGTCGCCAACGCCACCACGCAGACCGACGACACCGACGAGCGCGGTCCGGTTCTCGCGGCCGCCATGACGCCCGGACCCCATACCGACACGCCGGAGCGCGAGGCCGAAACCACGCTTATCCCGCTGCTGGAACGCGAGGAGCGCGCGCTGCGCGACGCCCAGGCGGGATTGGAAGGCTTCGACGAGAACGGCATGCCGCTCAACCAGTGA
- a CDS encoding ATP-dependent helicase yields the protein MEASTILEGLDEAQRRAATTLQGPVRIIAGAGAGKTRTVTRRIAYACATGAWDASRTLAVTFSVKAAAEMRARLTMLGVAGQVTAATFHSAALRQLRGVWMDICEAPFPHLVEDQRDLVVRAFTRASGRSGMDPTAARDVQAEINWAKISMVSVEDYAHVAELAGRVPPAGLDAKHFADIYDAYEQEKTGRGEIDFDDILLLTCHVLDDFPDAAAQIRSSIGWLTVDEYQDVSPLQHRLMTLWLGEGERGALNRNICVVGDPAQTIYSFAGASSYDLLAFADEFGPLSADIGLGTDYRSTARIVDYANTVLAASPDRQDYLMLTSARETGARIERTVYDSDQEEAQAVAARIAQMVAHDGVRASDCAILTRINAQQRLCCAALRSEGLRHRVRRDTGWQTSTLSNETAQRQALLEALGIAAGLDTPAPGETSVPQDATDAAAKPEPEDSGVTVSTIHAAKGLEFKHVFLIGCSEGLLPYGAPAPGDALEEERRLMYVAVTRAEDSLHLSYARSKDGYGAQRRRASRFLV from the coding sequence ATGGAGGCATCGACGATTCTCGAGGGGCTGGACGAGGCGCAGCGGCGTGCGGCCACCACGCTGCAGGGGCCCGTGCGCATCATCGCGGGTGCCGGCGCGGGTAAGACGCGCACGGTGACGCGGCGCATCGCCTACGCCTGCGCGACCGGCGCCTGGGACGCCTCCCGCACGTTGGCGGTGACGTTCTCCGTCAAAGCCGCCGCCGAAATGCGCGCGCGACTGACCATGCTCGGTGTCGCAGGCCAGGTCACCGCCGCCACATTCCATTCGGCGGCCCTACGCCAGCTGCGCGGCGTGTGGATGGACATCTGCGAGGCCCCTTTTCCGCATCTGGTCGAGGACCAGCGCGATCTGGTGGTCCGCGCGTTCACCCGCGCGTCGGGGCGATCCGGGATGGATCCCACGGCCGCGCGTGACGTGCAGGCCGAAATCAATTGGGCCAAAATCTCGATGGTGTCGGTGGAGGATTACGCCCATGTCGCCGAACTGGCGGGACGCGTGCCCCCGGCCGGGCTTGACGCCAAACACTTCGCCGATATCTACGACGCCTATGAGCAGGAGAAGACGGGGCGTGGGGAGATCGACTTCGACGACATTCTGCTGTTGACCTGCCATGTGCTGGATGATTTTCCCGATGCGGCCGCCCAGATTCGCTCATCCATCGGATGGCTGACCGTCGACGAGTACCAGGACGTCTCGCCCCTGCAGCATCGGCTGATGACGCTGTGGCTGGGAGAAGGGGAGCGGGGCGCGCTCAACCGCAATATCTGCGTGGTGGGAGACCCGGCCCAGACCATCTATTCCTTCGCCGGCGCGTCCAGCTACGATCTGCTCGCCTTCGCCGACGAATTCGGTCCGCTGAGCGCGGATATCGGTCTTGGCACCGATTACCGCTCCACCGCCAGGATCGTGGATTACGCGAACACGGTGCTCGCCGCGTCCCCCGATCGCCAGGATTACCTCATGCTGACCTCCGCGCGCGAAACGGGCGCCCGTATCGAGAGAACCGTGTATGACAGCGATCAGGAAGAGGCGCAGGCGGTGGCGGCGCGTATCGCGCAGATGGTCGCCCACGATGGCGTCAGAGCCTCGGATTGCGCGATTCTCACGCGCATCAACGCGCAGCAGCGGCTGTGCTGTGCGGCGTTGCGCTCCGAGGGATTGCGCCACCGCGTGCGGCGCGACACCGGGTGGCAGACGTCGACGCTGTCCAACGAGACGGCGCAACGGCAGGCATTGCTTGAGGCGTTGGGAATCGCGGCGGGGCTGGATACGCCTGCCCCAGGCGAGACCTCGGTGCCGCAGGATGCGACGGATGCGGCTGCGAAACCCGAACCCGAGGATTCCGGCGTGACCGTCTCCACCATCCATGCCGCCAAGGGATTGGAATTCAAACACGTGTTCCTGATCGGCTGCTCGGAGGGCCTGCTGCCGTACGGCGCTCCGGCGCCGGGGGACGCGTTGGAGGAGGAGCGCCGGCTGATGTATGTGGCCGTCACGCGTGCCGAGGACTCCCTGCATCTGTCGTATGCGCGCAGCAAGGACGGATATGGCGCGCAACGGCGCAGAGCCTCGCGCTTTCTGGTCTGA